The genomic window ATGTGGAAGTCCTCGCGGGTGACTCCCGAGACGATCTCTAGGTCCTCGACCATGCTGTTGGACTCGTCCTGACTGGTGAACTGGGCCTCCTCGTTGTCCCAGCTCTCCGAGAGGTAGTAGAGTTCACGCAGGGTCGACGAGCGGTCCTCCTCGAGCTGGTCGGCGAGGAACTCGATGGTGTAGACGGCCTTGAGGAGCTTCCGGGCGCCGCTGACGGAGTTGGCCGACCGGGTCGACTCGCGGTCGCCGTAGACCCAGACCTCCTCCTCCTCGTCGTACTCGATGTTGTTCTTCGTCCGCGTCGGCACGGACATGTGGGGGATCTCGCCCAGTTCGAACTGGTCGTAGAACTGCGCGGCGAGATCGATCAACTGCTCTCTGGCCTGCTCCTGATCGTTGTCTGCGCTCATTGTTTCACCGTGAGTTTCTCGGTTTCAACGCCCTTTACGTCCAGATCGTACTCCGCGCCGTCGTCGACCTCGTACTCGAGGGTGGCCTCGTCGTCGCTCGAGACGTCCGGCTCCCACTTGACGAACCACTCGCCGTCCATCTCGACGACGGTCGCGTCGTCGGGGAGGCTCGTCGGCTCGGCGGTGACGATGTCGGTGATCTCCAGCGACTCGTTCGTGTTGGAGTTGTTCTCGACGGTGACCGAGACGGCCTGTCCGTCGCCGTTCGCCTCGACGCTGCGCTCGACGAGCACGTTGTTCATGATGCGCGCGATGGCGTCGTCGATGTCGGGCTCGTCGCGGCCGGCGACCTCGGCGACCTTCTCGGCCATCTCCGGGAGGATCGTCCCGAGGACGTTCTGCTTCTTCCGGCGCTGTTGCATCGAGCGGCGCTTGTTGAGGTAGCTCTTGAGTTCGCGCGCCGCTTCCCGAATAGCGAGTTCGATCTCGTCTTCGATCTCGGGGACGTTCGCGACGGCGTCCTTCGACTCGCTGGTGAAGGGGACGTTCGTCGACGCGACGTGGATCATGATCACGGCCGGCCCCTTCGGCAGGCCGGAGCCGCCGGGCTGGTCGAGCCCGTAGTTGCGCCAGCCGATCGACTTGACGACGTCGGTCGTCGCACACGCGCCGCGCTGGTAGACCAGCGGGACGCGGTTGGCGAATCGCATGACGTTGACGCTCCCCTCGCTCTCGAGATCGCCGCCGTAGGCGATGCCGGCCTCGACGATGAACGGATCGCCGCCGTGGACCTCGGCGTCGCGGGTCGCGGAGGCGTAGAAGTCGGCGTCGAACTCCTTTTCGAGGCCGGCGCTGATCAGGTCCTCGGAGATCGGCGAGAGACACCGCGTCGGCGGCGCCATGATGTCGGTCGCGCGCATCCCGTCGACGAGGTCGCTGGCGGCGTCCCGGTCGCCGGCGAGCTCGCGGACCAGCGGCGGGTCGTCGGGGACGGTCGCCATCACGTCCCAGACGGCGTCCGTGACGTTCTCGCGGGCGGTCTCGCCGAAGGAGACGTCGTCGTATTCCTCGGTGAGGTCCGCCGCGCGGTCGACGTGTGCCCGGAGCCGCTTGCGGGTGAGCCGGTGGCGGACGTTCCCGTCGTCTCCCTCGCCGGCCTTGAGTTCGTCGTCGAACTTCGCCGCGAGCCGTTCGGCGAAGGCGTGGATCACCTCGTCGTCCTTGCGGGTGCTCGTCGCCTCGTCGGCGAGGTCGTAGCAGTCGGCGACGAGCCGCGACTCGACGGGGTCGTCGCTCTCGCTCGCCGCGTCCGCGTCGTCGGCGTCCGCTCGAGCGTCGATCAACGCGAGCCAGACGGCCTCGACGGCGTTCTCCCGGACGGTGTCGCCGAACGTCGTGCCGTGCTCGGCCTCGACCTCGTCGGCGGCCTCGTCGACGACCGCGAGCAGTTCGTGGTGGGCGATCCGGCCCGCGTCGTCGACGCCCGCGGCGATGGCGTCGGCGAAGGCGGCCGTGGCGTCGGCGCCCTTGTTCGCGGTCGCGTCCGAAACCGCCGCGTGGAGATCGACGTCTTCGTGGCTCGCCGGCGGCCGCCAGCGCATCTCGCGGCCGTAGTGGCGGTCGCGGAACTCGTCGATGATCGAGTCGGCGGTCTTCTTCCCGACGCGGGTGAACTCCTCCTGGAGGAAGCCGGAGACGGTCTGGGAGTCCGTCGCCGTCAGCATCTTCATGACGGTCCCGAGTTCGACGCCGTGGGGATGGGGGCGGATCTCCTCGGTCTCCTCTGGCAGTTGGTCGGTCGCGCGCTCGAACTTGAAGTGTTCCTGCGGTTCGCGGAGCTCGAGGCGCGCGTGGGGGTTGACGACCGCCGTGTGCTTGATGTAGTCGTGGAGCTGCTGGCGGGCGCGCATGTTCGCCTCCATCTCGAGTTCGATGCGCGTCCCGTGGGGGCGGTCCCAGGAGGTGGTCTCCTCGACGCTGATCTCGGGCTCGTTGCTGTCGGTGTCGACGATGAGTTCGAAGTACTCGGCCTCCTCCGAGCCCTGGGTGCGGCTGGTGATCTTGGCGGGTTTCCCGCTGGTCAGCTGCGAGTAGAGGACGGCGGCGGAGATCCCGATCCCCTGCTGTCCGCGGGACTGTTCGCGGGCGTGGAACCGAGAGCCGTAGAGCAGTTTCCCGAAGACCTTCGGCAGCGATTCCTTCGTGATCCCGGGCCCGTTGTCCTCGACGATCAGCCGGTAGTAGTCGCCGGCCTCCTCGATTTCGACGTAGATATCCGGGAGAATACCCGACTCTTCGGCGGCGTCTAAGGCGTTGTCGACGGCCTCCTTGACGGCCGTGACGAGGCCTCGAGCACCGCTGTCGAAGCCGAGCATGTGCTTGTTCTTCTCGAAGAACTCGGCGATGGAGATCGCTTGCTGGTTCTCGGCCAGCTCCTCGGCGATCCCCGCCTCGTCACCGAGTGTCGACTGAAACGACGTCATTGTCCCCTCTTACTAACGGCGGGGCTAAAAGGTGTGCGCTACCGGAGCGAAAGTGAACGCGGTCGACAGGTACCTCGCCGGACCGCCGATCTCGGGCGTCCGGAGCGCGGTTGACGGATTGCTATTTCCACAGCCAGCGTGGCGACCGGGACGAGGTTTCGCAGAAAATACTGCTAAATAAGCAGAATTAGGGGATAAGCGTTGCAAAAAGAACAAAGTAGTGGGAATCATCTGCGGACGTGAGAGATGGATCTCGACGCCACGAACAAGGCGGTACTGTATCTCCTGCAACAAGACGCACGTCGGATCACGACCCAGGAAATGGCCGACCGAATCGGCGTTTCGGCCAGCACGGTTCGAAACCGCATCGAACAACTGGAATCGGAGGGAATCATCCGAGGCTACCATCCCGACGTCGATTACGACAAGGCGGGACTCCAGTTACACGTCCTCTTTATCTGTTCGGCACCGAATCCGGAACGCGAACGACTCGCCCGCGAGGCCCGCGAGGTCAGCGGCGTCGTCACGATACAGGAGGTACTCAACGGCACGGACAACGTCCAGATCGAGGCCGTCGGAACCGACACCGACGACATCGCTCGGGTGAGCGACGAACTCAGCGAACTCGGGTTCGACGTCGTCAACTCGAAGATACTGAAGAGCTTCCACAAACAGCCGTTCGACCACTTCGGCCAGCACCTGGTCGACGAGAGCGAGAGCGAGACCGATGAGTGATCGGTTCGGAACGGTCGAGTTCGACGCGGAGACCCGGCGGTATCGAGCGCGATACGACTTCGAGACGACCGCACCGAGCGTCGCCGTCGCCGATGTCCTCGAGACCGTTTTCGACGGTGAGCGCGGTCGAGAGCCGCTCTACGACGTGATCGATCCCGAAGCCATCGACCGCCTCCTCGAGGGCGGTGCCGAACGCGATCGGCACGGTCCGCGATCAGTGTCGTTTCGGTACCGGGGCGCGCTGGTGACCGTCGTCAGCGACGGTTCGATCGCGGTCGGCCTGGACGACGAAATCGATCGGTAAACGCCTCGGGCAGGACGGTTATCGCCTTGCTCGGGCGGGACGGTGGCCGCTACTCCTCGTCCTCGACGGGTGGCCACTCCCACGCGTCGGCTTCGACCACGCCGAGCAGGTGACGCCGGCGGTCGGTCAACTTCGCGAGGGCCTCGGCGAACTCCTGGTCCGAGCCGGTCGGAATGTCGTCCTCGCGGAGGCGATCGAGATCCGGCGAGCGCGGGACCGCCGGTTCCGCATCGATGAACGACGCGTCGAGCGTCTCGAGGTAGCTCGAAACGCTCGAGCGCGCGCTTTCGACGATGGCAGGGTCGGGGCTGTGCTCGTCGTCGACGGTGTACCGAAAGAGGGTGAGCGACTCGTCGAGGATGGCAACGGCCACGGCCGACGCCTGTTCGCTCTGTTCGCTGTGGTAGTAGTGCAGGATCGGGTAGGACTTGTGTTGCTCGGCGAGTTTGCTCAGATCGGAATCCAGCGACTCGAGGGTCAACTCGTGGCCGTCGAAGTTCTCGCCGTTCCAGCCGGCGCGGACGAACGCCTCGCTCCGGTTGCCGAGTCCCGTGACGGTGCTGGCGAAGGAGCGCTTATCGGCGACGGCCCCGAGGACGGAGAGGATGTAGGAGACGCCGAGCGTGACGAAGGCCATTCCGGACGCGGTCGTGAACGAGCTGGCGATCTCCCAGACGTCGCCGCCGTAGGTGGGGGAGTAATCGCCGTTGCCGTCGGTGAACATCGTGTACGCGACGTAATAGAACCGGCCCGCCCAGTCGGCGGTGCCGCCGGTGCGGGTGTTAACCAGTGCGAGGGGGTGGCTGGCGAAGACGAACGTCCAGCCGACCCAGATGAGCCCGATCCACATCGAGAGCGTCAGGGTGAGGATGAGGGGGCCGGCGAGGCTGAGCGCCTTGTTTCGGTCTCCGGTCAGGACTCGGAGGCCGCGCCAGACGCCGGTCGTGAGCCGTCCGGAGAGGGGCCCCGAGCCGCCGTCGACCCAGAGCGTCGTCCAGAGGATGTCGACGAAGCCGGCGAGCAACAGCGCGATGCCGACGACGAGATACAGCGGTTGCATCACCTCCATCTATCGGAAGGACACCCGTCAACGATGGCCCGGTCACTGACGCGGGTTTTTCAGTGACGCGTTCGAACGGTCCCGATTTCCCACCCTGACCGCCCCGCGGTAACGCATTGCCGTCTCGATATCGTCTCGATGCCGTCTCGATGGCATCTCTCTCGAGGGCGGAGTGAACTATTCGTCGTCCTCGAGAGCGCTTCGGACGGACCACGCCGGAGCCCGCTCGACGCGTTCGGTGGCCGGATCGGTCACCCCGTAATACGACGGGCCGAACGGCGAAGGCTTATGGATTGGAGTCTATAGTAGAATATATGGGATCTTCAAATTCGACGGGCGTCTCGGGGGACGACGTCCGGCGAGTTTTTTCGCACTCCGAGCGGTCGTCAGCCCCTCTCACGACCGGCGAGGTCGCCGAGCGATTGGACTGCGCTCCACGCTCCGCGCGACAGGGACTCGAGGACCTCGTCGATCGGGGCGAACTCCGCGTCAAGCGGATCGACGAGTCGACCCGGATCTGGTGGCCGGTCGAGATGACGAACGGAGTGGAACTCGACCGGAAGTCAGAACAGGAGGAGTTCGCGGCCTTCGTTAGCGCCGTTCGGGATTACGCCATCTTCATGCTCGACCCCGAGGGCACCGTCGACAGCTGGAACGAAGGGGCCGAACGGATCAAGGGCTACGCGGAGGACGAAATCGTCGGCCAGCACTTCT from Haloterrigena sp. KLK7 includes these protein-coding regions:
- a CDS encoding HalOD1 output domain-containing protein; protein product: MSDRFGTVEFDAETRRYRARYDFETTAPSVAVADVLETVFDGERGREPLYDVIDPEAIDRLLEGGAERDRHGPRSVSFRYRGALVTVVSDGSIAVGLDDEIDR
- a CDS encoding Lrp/AsnC family transcriptional regulator; its protein translation is MDLDATNKAVLYLLQQDARRITTQEMADRIGVSASTVRNRIEQLESEGIIRGYHPDVDYDKAGLQLHVLFICSAPNPERERLAREAREVSGVVTIQEVLNGTDNVQIEAVGTDTDDIARVSDELSELGFDVVNSKILKSFHKQPFDHFGQHLVDESESETDE
- a CDS encoding two pore domain potassium channel family protein, translated to MQPLYLVVGIALLLAGFVDILWTTLWVDGGSGPLSGRLTTGVWRGLRVLTGDRNKALSLAGPLILTLTLSMWIGLIWVGWTFVFASHPLALVNTRTGGTADWAGRFYYVAYTMFTDGNGDYSPTYGGDVWEIASSFTTASGMAFVTLGVSYILSVLGAVADKRSFASTVTGLGNRSEAFVRAGWNGENFDGHELTLESLDSDLSKLAEQHKSYPILHYYHSEQSEQASAVAVAILDESLTLFRYTVDDEHSPDPAIVESARSSVSSYLETLDASFIDAEPAVPRSPDLDRLREDDIPTGSDQEFAEALAKLTDRRRHLLGVVEADAWEWPPVEDEE
- a CDS encoding DNA topoisomerase VI subunit B — translated: MTSFQSTLGDEAGIAEELAENQQAISIAEFFEKNKHMLGFDSGARGLVTAVKEAVDNALDAAEESGILPDIYVEIEEAGDYYRLIVEDNGPGITKESLPKVFGKLLYGSRFHAREQSRGQQGIGISAAVLYSQLTSGKPAKITSRTQGSEEAEYFELIVDTDSNEPEISVEETTSWDRPHGTRIELEMEANMRARQQLHDYIKHTAVVNPHARLELREPQEHFKFERATDQLPEETEEIRPHPHGVELGTVMKMLTATDSQTVSGFLQEEFTRVGKKTADSIIDEFRDRHYGREMRWRPPASHEDVDLHAAVSDATANKGADATAAFADAIAAGVDDAGRIAHHELLAVVDEAADEVEAEHGTTFGDTVRENAVEAVWLALIDARADADDADAASESDDPVESRLVADCYDLADEATSTRKDDEVIHAFAERLAAKFDDELKAGEGDDGNVRHRLTRKRLRAHVDRAADLTEEYDDVSFGETARENVTDAVWDVMATVPDDPPLVRELAGDRDAASDLVDGMRATDIMAPPTRCLSPISEDLISAGLEKEFDADFYASATRDAEVHGGDPFIVEAGIAYGGDLESEGSVNVMRFANRVPLVYQRGACATTDVVKSIGWRNYGLDQPGGSGLPKGPAVIMIHVASTNVPFTSESKDAVANVPEIEDEIELAIREAARELKSYLNKRRSMQQRRKKQNVLGTILPEMAEKVAEVAGRDEPDIDDAIARIMNNVLVERSVEANGDGQAVSVTVENNSNTNESLEITDIVTAEPTSLPDDATVVEMDGEWFVKWEPDVSSDDEATLEYEVDDGAEYDLDVKGVETEKLTVKQ